Proteins encoded together in one Kitasatospora albolonga window:
- a CDS encoding endonuclease — protein MKLGIGIGWRPEIAAEVEALKGIDWVEAVAENLCADHLPDSLVRLRERGVTVVPHGVSLDLGGADRPDAERLAGLAARAELLGTPLVTEHIAFVRAGGPLTASPRLEAGHLLPVPRTWDALAVLCENVRIAQDALPVPLALENIAALISWPDEELTEGQFLAELVERTGVRLLIDVANLHTNHVNRGEDPAKALDELPVEAIAYVHVAGGIEKNGVWHDTHAHPVTAPVLGVLAELRSRVDPPGVLLERDDAFPPGAELAAELETIRATLRAAGPAAEARTVRSTGTEARTTGAGARVACTTATGAGARTGRTAEPDARAARTTATEARTAGAGARTGRTAEPDARAARTTATEARTAGAGARTARTAEPDAHAARTAPAEAAKAAPPAETPVAPPGARDRTAVAQTALLSALVAGTPAPERFDHRRLRVQSRALAAKRAGVVAKVAPELPEILGDGYRAAFLAYARSRPMSGGYRRDALDFAEHVLISGGLPDPVAQRRLTHWWEDRSGIRPPRRTTRLVRAARAVLVGK, from the coding sequence ATGAAGCTGGGCATCGGGATCGGCTGGCGGCCGGAGATCGCGGCCGAGGTGGAGGCGCTCAAGGGGATCGACTGGGTGGAGGCGGTGGCGGAGAACCTCTGCGCCGACCACCTCCCGGACTCCCTGGTACGGCTGCGGGAGCGGGGCGTGACCGTCGTACCGCACGGCGTCTCGCTCGACCTGGGCGGCGCGGACCGCCCGGACGCCGAGCGGCTCGCGGGGCTGGCGGCGCGGGCGGAGCTGCTCGGTACGCCGCTGGTGACCGAGCACATCGCGTTCGTACGGGCCGGGGGGCCGCTGACCGCATCGCCCCGGCTGGAGGCGGGCCATCTGCTGCCGGTCCCCCGCACCTGGGACGCGCTGGCGGTGCTCTGCGAGAACGTACGCATCGCCCAGGACGCGCTGCCCGTGCCGCTGGCCCTGGAGAACATCGCGGCGCTGATCTCCTGGCCCGACGAGGAGCTGACCGAGGGGCAGTTCCTGGCGGAGCTGGTCGAGCGGACCGGGGTGCGGCTGCTCATCGACGTGGCCAACCTGCACACCAACCACGTCAACCGGGGCGAGGACCCGGCGAAGGCGCTGGACGAGCTGCCGGTGGAGGCCATCGCGTACGTCCATGTGGCGGGCGGCATCGAGAAGAACGGCGTCTGGCACGACACGCACGCCCACCCGGTGACCGCGCCGGTCCTCGGCGTACTGGCCGAACTGCGCTCCCGGGTCGACCCGCCGGGCGTGCTGCTGGAGCGCGACGACGCCTTCCCGCCCGGCGCGGAGCTCGCGGCCGAACTGGAGACGATCCGGGCCACGCTGCGGGCGGCGGGCCCGGCGGCCGAGGCACGTACGGTCCGTTCGACGGGGACCGAGGCACGCACGACCGGAGCCGGGGCGCGTGTGGCCTGTACGACTGCGACCGGAGCCGGGGCGCGTACGGGCCGGACCGCGGAGCCCGACGCGCGTGCAGCCCGTACGACCGCGACCGAAGCGCGTACAGCCGGAGCCGGGGCGCGTACGGGCCGGACCGCGGAGCCCGACGCGCGTGCAGCCCGTACGACCGCGACCGAAGCGCGTACAGCCGGAGCCGGGGCGCGTACAGCCCGTACCGCGGAGCCCGACGCGCATGCGGCCCGTACCGCCCCGGCCGAAGCCGCCAAGGCCGCGCCTCCCGCGGAAACGCCCGTCGCACCCCCCGGCGCCCGCGACCGTACCGCCGTCGCCCAGACCGCGCTGCTCTCCGCGCTCGTCGCCGGAACCCCGGCCCCCGAGCGCTTCGACCACCGGCGGCTGCGCGTGCAGAGCCGGGCGCTGGCCGCCAAGCGGGCCGGTGTCGTCGCCAAGGTGGCGCCCGAGCTGCCGGAGATCCTCGGTGACGGCTACCGCGCCGCGTTCCTCGCGTACGCCAGGTCCCGTCCCATGAGCGGCGGTTACCGGCGTGACGCCCTCGACTTCGCGGAGCACGTCCTGATCTCCGGCGGCCTCCCCGACCCCGTGGCGCAGCGTCGGCTGACCCACTGGTGGGAGGACCGCTCCGGCATCCGTCCGCCGCGCCGGACCACCCGTCTCGTCCGTGCGGCGCGTGCCGTCCTCGTAGGAAAGTGA
- a CDS encoding haloacid dehalogenase, type II — protein sequence MSEPEIDVLVFDVLGTLVDEPAGLRAGIRALDPSLDGATTERLLLLWQGHIEHEQRRILDGERPYLPSDALDREAAHRVAEAAGVGDPDAVAALALSARRLPPWPDTVAGLARLAEGFPLIGLSNASRTALLGLNAHAGLRWHQALSAEDARAYKPDPEVYRLAVTVSGLPPERLLMVAAHAWDLRGAQRLGLRTAHVSRPVGDPPAASDRFDLYADGLADLAEQLDARRARRKAARG from the coding sequence ATGTCAGAGCCGGAGATCGACGTCCTCGTGTTCGACGTCCTCGGCACGCTCGTCGACGAACCCGCCGGTCTCCGCGCCGGTATCCGCGCGCTCGACCCGTCGCTCGACGGTGCCACGACCGAGCGGCTCCTGCTGCTGTGGCAGGGGCACATCGAGCACGAGCAGCGCCGCATCCTTGACGGCGAGCGGCCCTACCTCCCCAGTGACGCCCTCGACCGGGAGGCCGCCCATCGCGTGGCCGAGGCCGCCGGGGTCGGCGATCCGGACGCCGTGGCGGCGCTGGCGCTGTCGGCGCGCCGGCTCCCGCCGTGGCCCGACACCGTGGCCGGGCTCGCCCGGCTCGCCGAGGGGTTCCCGCTGATCGGGCTCTCCAACGCGAGCCGGACCGCCCTGCTCGGGCTCAACGCGCACGCCGGGCTCCGCTGGCACCAGGCCCTGTCCGCCGAGGACGCCCGGGCCTACAAACCGGACCCGGAGGTCTACCGGCTGGCCGTCACCGTCTCCGGGCTACCGCCCGAGCGGCTGCTGATGGTCGCCGCCCACGCCTGGGACCTGCGCGGAGCCCAGCGCCTCGGGCTCCGTACCGCCCATGTCTCCCGGCCCGTGGGGGACCCGCCCGCCGCGTCGGACCGGTTCGACCTGTACGCCGACGGCCTGGCCGACCTGGCGGAACAGCTCGACGCCCGCCGGGCCCGGAGAAAAGCCGCCCGCGGCTGA
- a CDS encoding peptidyl-tRNA hydrolase, producing MSSDDTTPSPSSPSDSDRDAAPQYVLPLVVHLEKTAPPARTDALRTAARAVLTILADERSTGEGEWAGAMRDWEDARIRKVVRRARGAEWRKAAALPGITVTDGSAEVRVYPPIPLDGWPKELAKLQVSGTDLDDPEPPAAPDPDGPVLWLNPELEMSAGKTMAQVGHGAQLAWWELSDTERKAWREAGFPLSVATATPERWRELTTSGLPVVRDAGFTEIAPGPTVVAEGGLRLCPLPGARVGR from the coding sequence GTGAGCAGCGACGACACCACCCCGAGCCCCAGCAGTCCGTCCGATTCCGACCGGGACGCGGCCCCGCAGTACGTGCTCCCCCTCGTGGTGCACCTGGAGAAGACGGCCCCGCCCGCCCGGACGGACGCCCTGCGCACCGCCGCCCGTGCGGTGCTCACGATCCTGGCCGACGAGCGGTCCACGGGTGAGGGCGAGTGGGCCGGGGCGATGCGGGACTGGGAGGACGCCCGCATCCGCAAGGTGGTGCGCCGGGCGCGCGGCGCGGAGTGGCGCAAGGCCGCCGCGCTGCCCGGGATCACGGTGACGGACGGGAGCGCGGAGGTACGGGTGTACCCGCCGATCCCGCTGGACGGCTGGCCCAAGGAGCTGGCCAAGCTCCAGGTCTCGGGCACCGACCTGGACGACCCCGAGCCGCCCGCCGCCCCCGACCCGGACGGGCCGGTGCTCTGGCTCAACCCGGAGCTGGAGATGTCGGCGGGCAAGACGATGGCCCAGGTCGGCCATGGCGCCCAGCTCGCCTGGTGGGAGCTGTCCGACACCGAGCGCAAGGCGTGGCGGGAGGCGGGGTTCCCGCTGTCGGTGGCCACGGCGACGCCGGAACGGTGGCGGGAGCTGACCACGAGCGGCCTGCCGGTGGTGCGCGACGCCGGGTTCACCGAGATCGCCCCCGGGCCGACGGTCGTGGCCGAGGGCGGCCTGCGTCTCTGCCCCCTGCCGGGTGCACGGGTCGGCCGCTGA
- a CDS encoding DUF4440 domain-containing protein: protein MPTDALIADRVGIADLFTRFSRLLDERRWEDAHTVFTEDVTAHSPRGGEIHGLDRLIAFVRQSEVEGERTQHLTTDLLAEVEGDRAAVSANSLVYFFRDGQAPHLTSGLRLSGTAVRTPAGWRLRESWTVLAWTRKD, encoded by the coding sequence TTGCCGACCGATGCCCTGATCGCCGACCGCGTCGGGATAGCCGACCTGTTCACCCGCTTCTCCCGCCTGCTCGACGAGAGGCGGTGGGAGGACGCCCACACCGTTTTCACCGAGGACGTGACGGCCCACTCCCCGCGTGGGGGCGAGATCCACGGCCTGGACCGGCTCATCGCGTTCGTACGGCAGTCCGAGGTCGAGGGCGAGCGCACCCAGCACCTGACCACCGACCTGCTGGCGGAGGTCGAGGGCGACCGGGCGGCCGTCTCGGCCAACTCGCTCGTGTACTTCTTCCGCGACGGCCAAGCACCTCATCTCACCAGCGGCCTGCGGCTGTCCGGTACGGCGGTACGGACTCCGGCGGGCTGGCGGCTCCGCGAGTCGTGGACCGTCCTCGCCTGGACACGGAAGGACTGA
- a CDS encoding MarR family transcriptional regulator produces MEETPAHLAARPSWLLTQVAVHAHRLAAEGFGGVGARGYHYRVLAALDEFGVASQAELGRRVSMDRSDVVATVNELAGGGYVERTPDPDDRRRNRVSLTAEGRRRLRRMDRVLDGVQGELLEPLSAEERRTLTDLLTRLLTHHQRT; encoded by the coding sequence GTGGAAGAGACCCCCGCACACCTGGCCGCCCGGCCGAGCTGGCTGCTCACCCAGGTGGCCGTGCACGCCCACCGCCTGGCTGCCGAAGGCTTCGGCGGGGTGGGCGCGCGCGGGTACCACTACCGGGTCCTGGCCGCGCTCGACGAGTTCGGGGTGGCCAGCCAGGCCGAGCTGGGGCGGCGGGTCAGCATGGACCGGAGCGATGTCGTCGCGACGGTCAACGAACTGGCCGGAGGCGGGTACGTCGAACGGACACCGGACCCGGACGACCGCAGGCGCAACCGGGTCTCCCTCACCGCCGAGGGCCGTCGGCGGCTGCGGCGGATGGACCGTGTACTCGACGGGGTCCAGGGCGAACTGCTGGAACCGCTCTCGGCCGAGGAGCGGCGGACCCTGACCGATCTGCTCACCCGCCTGCTCACGCACCATCAGCGGACCTGA
- a CDS encoding polysaccharide deacetylase: protein MTVAGALLGGALAGCGAPAPAPTPPAPAPTSPAAAPKKPPTMAPGPAGRTPVFERRATGGGGAADGTADGTAGKAGAEKGAAEKVVALTFDADMTADQGPRAQAGERFDNPELIALLRRLKVPSTVFMTGRWAEEYPAQAKDIGADDLFEVANHSYSHYAFTADCYGLPVVGKDAMARDVERAFSAFRRAGVRNVVPYFRFPGGCYDDTALHALTPANVTAVQWDVVSGDAFAKDAGAVAEQVLDGVRPGSLVVMHCTRSAAPVTGEAVGRIVPELRKRGYRFVKVSELMEG, encoded by the coding sequence CTGACGGTTGCGGGGGCGCTGCTCGGCGGAGCCCTGGCCGGATGCGGGGCCCCCGCCCCCGCGCCCACCCCTCCGGCTCCCGCCCCCACCTCCCCCGCCGCCGCTCCGAAGAAGCCGCCCACGATGGCTCCGGGCCCGGCGGGACGCACGCCGGTCTTCGAGCGGCGGGCGACGGGGGGCGGGGGCGCGGCGGACGGCACGGCGGACGGCACGGCGGGGAAGGCCGGGGCGGAGAAAGGTGCGGCGGAGAAGGTCGTGGCGCTCACCTTCGACGCGGACATGACGGCCGATCAGGGCCCCCGGGCGCAGGCGGGCGAGCGCTTCGACAATCCGGAGCTGATCGCGCTGCTGCGGCGGCTGAAGGTTCCCTCCACGGTCTTCATGACGGGGCGGTGGGCGGAGGAGTACCCGGCGCAGGCGAAGGACATCGGCGCGGACGACCTGTTCGAGGTCGCCAACCACTCGTACAGCCACTACGCCTTCACCGCCGACTGCTACGGCCTTCCGGTGGTCGGGAAGGACGCCATGGCCCGCGATGTGGAGCGGGCCTTCTCGGCGTTCCGGCGGGCGGGCGTACGGAACGTGGTGCCGTACTTCCGCTTCCCCGGGGGCTGTTACGACGACACGGCCCTGCACGCGCTGACCCCGGCGAACGTGACGGCGGTGCAGTGGGACGTGGTGAGCGGCGACGCGTTCGCGAAGGATGCGGGCGCGGTGGCGGAACAGGTGCTGGACGGGGTGCGGCCCGGGTCGCTGGTGGTCATGCACTGCACGCGCAGCGCGGCGCCGGTCACCGGGGAGGCGGTCGGCAGAATCGTTCCGGAGCTACGGAAGCGGGGGTACCGGTTCGTGAAGGTGTCGGAGCTGATGGAGGGCTGA
- a CDS encoding Tat pathway signal sequence domain protein — MSSETRNTANAPRPTASEPAPGSRPTATRRQVLAGSGAAAAIAFTGAFSELFAGTAAARGHGGYGPLVPDPDGLLDLPKGFRYRVLSREGDPLRSGEGEVPSNHDGMAAFAGRHGRVHLVRNHENRVTAKIGVPTVEGLTYDPAAKGGCTSLELDGRNKVLGERVAIAGTAVNCAGGPTPWRTWLTCEETEDRAGTNGYAKDHGFVFEVDGADPRRTGAVPLTAMGRFQHEAVAVDPGSGIVYETEDAFDRPFGLFYRFLPARPLGGTGSLRAGGALEAMRVPDLPDLSSVQETGARFDRVEWVPVPDPLAAGTPIRLQDFGPKGITHAQKLEGCYWGGSSVYFVSSFARSDEGSAADHYGQVWRYEPQKRRLTLVVIFGPDTDIQLPGESPDNICLAADGGLMVCEDGGGAQHVLGVTRRGEVYAMARGRQNIGTPEEPEWGEFAGVTFSPDGSTMYVNCYTPGTTFAVTGPWC, encoded by the coding sequence ATGTCCTCCGAAACCCGGAACACAGCGAACGCACCCCGGCCCACCGCGAGCGAACCGGCACCCGGGTCCCGGCCCACCGCGACCCGACGGCAGGTCCTGGCAGGCAGCGGCGCGGCGGCCGCGATCGCCTTCACCGGGGCGTTCTCCGAACTCTTCGCGGGTACGGCCGCCGCCCGCGGCCACGGCGGCTACGGTCCCCTCGTCCCCGACCCGGACGGACTGCTCGACCTGCCGAAAGGTTTCCGCTATCGGGTGCTCTCCCGGGAGGGCGATCCGCTGCGCTCCGGCGAGGGCGAGGTGCCGAGCAACCACGACGGCATGGCCGCCTTCGCGGGCCGCCACGGGCGCGTCCACCTCGTCCGCAACCACGAGAACCGGGTGACGGCGAAGATCGGCGTCCCCACCGTCGAAGGGCTGACCTACGACCCGGCGGCCAAGGGCGGCTGTACGTCCCTGGAGCTGGACGGCCGGAACAAGGTCCTCGGCGAACGGGTCGCCATCGCCGGTACGGCGGTGAACTGCGCGGGCGGGCCCACCCCCTGGCGTACCTGGCTGACCTGCGAGGAGACCGAGGACCGGGCCGGGACCAACGGGTACGCCAAGGACCACGGCTTCGTCTTCGAGGTGGACGGCGCCGATCCGCGCCGCACCGGGGCCGTCCCGCTGACCGCGATGGGCCGCTTCCAGCACGAGGCGGTCGCGGTCGACCCGGGGAGCGGGATCGTGTACGAGACGGAGGACGCATTCGACCGGCCGTTCGGCCTCTTCTACCGCTTCCTCCCGGCCAGGCCGCTCGGCGGCACCGGCTCGCTGCGGGCGGGCGGGGCGCTGGAGGCGATGCGCGTACCGGACCTGCCCGACCTCTCCTCGGTCCAGGAGACCGGCGCGCGCTTCGACCGGGTCGAGTGGGTGCCCGTACCGGACCCGCTGGCGGCCGGAACCCCGATCCGCCTCCAGGACTTCGGCCCGAAGGGGATCACGCACGCGCAGAAGCTGGAGGGCTGCTACTGGGGCGGCTCGTCGGTCTACTTCGTCTCCAGCTTCGCGCGCAGCGACGAGGGTTCGGCGGCCGACCACTACGGCCAGGTGTGGCGGTACGAACCGCAGAAGCGCCGGCTCACCCTGGTGGTGATCTTCGGCCCGGACACCGACATCCAGCTCCCCGGCGAGTCCCCGGACAACATCTGCCTGGCCGCCGACGGGGGGCTGATGGTCTGCGAGGACGGCGGCGGCGCGCAGCACGTGCTGGGGGTGACGCGGCGGGGCGAGGTGTACGCGATGGCGCGCGGGCGGCAGAACATCGGGACGCCGGAGGAGCCGGAGTGGGGCGAGTTCGCGGGGGTCACGTTCTCGCCGGACGGCTCGACGATGTACGTGAACTGCTACACGCCGGGGACGACGTTCGCGGTGACGGGACCTTGGTGCTGA
- a CDS encoding peroxiredoxin: protein MATTRQAHTVWEGNLIEGKGAVTFDSSGIGEYPVSWPARSEAANGKTSPEELIAAAHSSCFSMALSHGLTGAGTPPTRLETKADVTFQPGTGITGIHITVQGEVPGLDEAGFVKAAEDAKANCPVSQALTGTTITLSASLA, encoded by the coding sequence ATGGCTACCACGCGTCAGGCGCACACGGTCTGGGAAGGCAACCTGATCGAGGGCAAGGGGGCCGTCACCTTCGACTCCTCCGGCATCGGTGAGTACCCCGTCTCCTGGCCGGCCCGCTCGGAGGCGGCGAACGGCAAGACCAGCCCCGAGGAGCTCATCGCCGCCGCGCACTCCAGCTGCTTCTCGATGGCGCTCTCGCACGGTCTGACCGGGGCGGGCACCCCGCCCACCAGGCTGGAGACGAAGGCCGACGTCACCTTCCAGCCCGGCACCGGCATCACCGGCATCCACATCACCGTCCAGGGCGAGGTCCCCGGCCTTGATGAGGCGGGCTTCGTGAAGGCGGCCGAGGACGCCAAGGCGAACTGCCCGGTCAGCCAGGCGCTGACGGGTACGACGATCACGCTGTCGGCCTCGCTGGCCTGA